In Syntrophaceae bacterium, the sequence AGCAGGATCTTGGCGATGGGGAACCCGATCACGTAGGTTCCCAGCAGGTAGAACGCGCCGGTCGTGCCGACGACGACAATCGGAAACATGGCCCAGAACGGGATCAGGAAGAAGTAGAGGAACCAGCCCGCTCCGGGCGTCAGGACGCCGATCACCGTAAACAGGCCGATGATGCCGAAAATGAAGGCGCCCAGCAGGATGCGCTCGATGATGGAAAGCTCCGGTCCTTCCAGCACAAAGCCGGACGAGGCGGGCTTCCGGCCGGCTCCCGTTTCCCCGGACGCCGTCTCTCCGGCATCGGGCCCCTTGCCCCCCTCCAGCACGCCGATCACCTCTTTAACGCCCGCCGCGACGCCGCCGTTGTAATCCCCGTCCTTGAAACGGGGTGTCATGGCGGTCCGGATGATCCGGCCGGCCATGCCGTCGGTGAGCGTGCCTTCGAGGCCGTATCCAACCTCGATGCGCATGCGCCGGTCGTTGGGCACGACAACGATCAGGATGCCGTTGTCCTTCCCTTTCCGGCCGAGCTTCCATGACTCGAAGACACGGACGGCGTAATCCTCGATGCTCTCCTCCACGATCGTGGGCACGGTGAGCACGGCGATCTGGTTGCTCGTCCGCTCCTCGTGGCTTTTGAGCTGTTCGGTCAGCGAGCGGCGCACCTCCGGCGAGAGAATCTCCGCATTGTCGGTCACGCGGCCGGAGAGGTAGGGGACGTCCGCGGCCGCGGCGAGCACGGCCGCCAGGAGAATCGCCGCAATGAGTGCAAGTCGCAGGGCTTTTCTCATGGACCCTTCTCCTCGATGACCCCGTCGGGAAGCTCGTTTTCCACGGGTTCCCCGGTTGCTGTGCGGGCCAGAAACTCCTGCAGGGCATCCAGCCCGTCTTCCAGGGCGCGGGAGACCTGGCCGCCCTTGAGGGAAGCCGTCATCCGCGCAATGACCGCCTGCAGGTCGTCCCTGCTCAGTCGCCGGCCTGTTCCCGTGTCGGGAAGGATGACCACCTGCCGCTCGAACAGGCTGACGAGGAGCAGAATGCCCGTCCGCCTGCGGGTGGCGAAGATTTCACGGGAGAGGAAAAGGTCCGAGGCGGATTGCCGCACCTCGTCGGAAGCGCGATGCGTGTCGAGGAAGAGCCGGGCGAAAGCGGGAAGGCAAACGCACAGGAGGGCGCAGGCGACGCCGGCTGCAAGCGTCAGTGCCAGGGAGAGCATGACCTCGGATCCCGAATACCATCCGGGCTGCAGCATCGCCCCTGCGGAAACCGCGAGTCCTGCGACGGCCGATCCCAGGGCGAAGGCCTTCCACGGCAGTTCGGGATAGGAGTCGCACCGTTCGACGACCGCCAGGACGATCTGGGCGCCGGTCCGCTTTTCCGCTTCCGCGATCCGGGGATCGAGATGGGTAAGATCGTGTGTTTTCACGGAGCGAGTATAAAAAGCGCTTCCTTATGTGTCAATTTAATTAGTCATTCGGAGGTGTTTTGATTACTATTCGGAACAGACCTGGGCAAGAGCCGGGCATTCCAACTCCAACGTTTCTGTTCCTATTTGATTGACACGCAGGACCGATCTTCATACACTCCGCGTAAATATCGGAAAAGGAACGGGTTTGTTCATGCGGGGCAACAATGAACCAACTCGTTTCGGGAGACAGAGGACGACCATGAAAAAGACGTTCCC encodes:
- a CDS encoding YgcG family protein, with protein sequence MRKALRLALIAAILLAAVLAAAADVPYLSGRVTDNAEILSPEVRRSLTEQLKSHEERTSNQIAVLTVPTIVEESIEDYAVRVFESWKLGRKGKDNGILIVVVPNDRRMRIEVGYGLEGTLTDGMAGRIIRTAMTPRFKDGDYNGGVAAGVKEVIGVLEGGKGPDAGETASGETGAGRKPASSGFVLEGPELSIIERILLGAFIFGIIGLFTVIGVLTPGAGWFLYFFLIPFWAMFPIVVVGTTGAFYLLGTYVIGFPIAKILLARSNLGKKLKDGFNTKGSATIGGFTFTSGGGSGSSFSGGSSFSGGGGSSGGGGASGGW